ATGAATTTGGGGTCCAGTCCCTGGGCGCCGCGATAGGCGCCGCTTTGGCCGCGCGGCGCCTGCACCTCGCCGGCCCCGGCGCCGCTGATGCGCTGGGTGGTGCTGGCCGCTTGGCCTTCGATGCGGGCGATCATCTGTTCCACCGGCCCGCCCGGGGCCATCTGGGCGATGACGAAATTGATCAGCATGATGCCCAGCAAGGTCAAGGGCATCAGCAGCAGGCGGCGTAGCGCGTAGGCCAGCATGGCTTATTTCCCCCCGGCGTTCTTGGCCCACAGGGCATGCATCTGCCAACCCTGCATGGGCACCACGTCGGGCTGGCCGAATTTGTCCCACAAGGCGACGCGGATAACCGGCGAGTGCCATTGCGGGATGACGTACCAGTTCCACAGCAACACCCGGTCGAGCGCCCGGGTGGCGGCGACCAACTGGCGCCGGTCGGGGGCGGCGATGACCTTGTCGATCAGGGTGTCTATGGCCTTGTTGCGGATGCCGCCCACATTGCGGCTGCCCGGCTGATCCGCCGCTTCGCTGCTCCAGTACATGGATTGCTCGTTGCCCGGCGACAGCGACTGGCCCCAGGACATGACGATCATGTCGAAGTCGAATTCACGCACCCGGTTGACGTATTGGGTGGGGTCGACGGTGCGGACATTGGCGTCGATTCCCAGGCGTTTCAGGTTGCGGGCAAAGGGCAGGGTGATGCGTTCGAAAGCAGGGGAATTGAGCAGGATTTCAAAACGGAACGGCTGGCCGCCGGCATCCACCAGCTTGCCGTCGACCACCTGCCAGCCGGCCTGCTCCAGCAGGGCCACCGCCCGGCGCAGATTGGGGCGGATGCCCAGGTTCGGGTCGGTGGGCGGGCTTTGGTATTCCTGGCTGAACACCTGCGGCGGCACTTGGGCGCGCAAGGGTTCCAGCAGCGCCAGTTCGTCGGCCCCCGGCAGGCCCTTGGCCGCCAGTTCGGAATTGTCGAAATAGGAATTGGTCCGCGCGTATTGGCCATAGAACAGGTTGCGGTTGGCCCATTCGAAATCAAAGGCCTGGGCCAGCGCCTCACGCACGCGGACGTCGCTGAACAAGGGTCGGCGCAGGTTGAAGGCATAACCCTGCATGCCTGAGGGCATGGCATGGCGGAATTCGCGCAACACCGCCTTGCCGGTCTTGACCGCGTCCCAGTCGCTGTAGCCGGTGGCCCATTTCTTCGATTCGTTTTCCAGGCGCAGATCGTATTCGCCCGCTTTCAACGCTTCCAAGGCGACGGTGGCGTCACGATAGACGTCATAGCGGATGCGGTCGAAATTATAGCGGCCCCTTTGCGTCGGCATGTCCTTGGCCCAATAATCCGTCACCCGCTCATAGGTGATGAAGCGGCCCGGCTCGAACTTGCCGACACGGTAGGGACCGCTGCCCAAGGGCGGCACCAGTGTCGTCTCGTCGAAGGTCTTACCCTGCCAGTAATGCTTGGGCAGGATCGGCAATTGCCCCAGGATCAGCGGCAATTCGCGGTTGTCGCCGGGCTTGAAGCTGAACTTGACCCGGCGCTCGCCCAGCTTTTCCATCTTATCGACGCCGGCGTAATAAAAGCGGTAATGGGGGGCGCCCTTGGTCCGCAGGGTTTCCAGCGAGAAAATCACATCGTCGGCGGTGATCGGCTGGCCGTCGTGCCAACGCGCCTGCGGGCGCAAGGTGAAGATCACCCAGGCGCGGTCGGGCGGGGTTTCCACCGTCTCGGCGATCAGGCCGTATTCGGAAAACGGCTCGTCGGCGGCGGAATCCATCAGCGTGTCGAAGGGCAGGGCGGCGCCGTCGGGGGTCTGGCCCTTGGTGATGAAGGGGTTCAGGGAATCGAACGGCCCCTGATCGGCCAGCCGCAACTCGCCGCCCTTGGGGGCATCGGGATTGACGTAGTCGAAATGGGTAAAATCACTTGGGTATTTCAGCGTGCCATGCATGGCCAAGCCGTGCTGGGGCTGGGCCCGCGCCGAGGTGAAAAGGGCGGGGCCGGCCAACAGCATCACGCAGATGGCGAAAAAAAACCTCATCCGCGCAGCACCTCAAGCGCCAGCGCGTGCAGGCGGGCATCGCCGGCGGCGCAGATGGTGCCGGGGGAATCAATGGTGACCGCCCGGCCCTGCCAGTCGGTGACTTTGCCGCCGGCATTTTCGATCACCGGCACCAGGGCGCAGTAATCGTAGGGCTTCAATCCGGCCTCGGCCACCAGATCGACGAAGCCGGTGGCGACCAGGGCATAGGCATAACAATCGCAGCCATAGCGCGGCAGCTTGACGCGGGCGGCGATGCGGTCCCAACCGGGGCGGGTGGCATCGTCGAAATATTCCGGCCCGGTGGTATAGGCATACGCCTTGGCCAGGGCATCGCAAGGCCGGGTGCGCACCGGGACGCCGTTCAAGGTGGTGGGGTGGCCAACACCGCCGATCCAGCGTTCGTTGGTGATGGCCTGATCGATCACGCCCAAGATGGGCACGCCGTCCTTGCACAGGGCGATCAGGGTGCCGAAGCTGGGCTTGCCGGTGATGAAGGCCTTGGTGCCGTCGATGGGATCGAGCACCCAGACATATTCGGCGTCGCAATTCTCGCGCCCATGTTCCTCGCCGAAAATGCCGTGCTCGGGGAAGCGGGCCTTGATGAGGACGCGCATGGCCGCCTCGGCCTCGCGGTCGGCGATGGTCACCGGGCTGGCATCGGCCTTGTCGTCGACGTCGACGGGGGTGCGGAAATACTGGCGGATCACCGGGCGGGCGGCGTCGGCCAGAGCGTGGGCCAGGGCGATGAAGTGGTCGGGACAGGCGGTCATGGCGTTTCCTGGTCTGGGTCCGACGGCGATTTTGGCCTGAATTGCCGGCGAAGGCCAGAGCCCATAAGACGGTTCCCCGCCCGCGCCCACCGTTATATGGTGGCCACAGACCTTTTGCCGGAGCCGGCCCCATGTCCAGCCTGAACCCCATCGTCATCATCCCCGCCCGCCTGCCCGCCACCCGGCTGCCGGGCAAGCCGTTGGCCGAT
This is a stretch of genomic DNA from Magnetospirillum gryphiswaldense MSR-1 v2. It encodes these proteins:
- a CDS encoding extracellular solute-binding protein; protein product: MRFFFAICVMLLAGPALFTSARAQPQHGLAMHGTLKYPSDFTHFDYVNPDAPKGGELRLADQGPFDSLNPFITKGQTPDGAALPFDTLMDSAADEPFSEYGLIAETVETPPDRAWVIFTLRPQARWHDGQPITADDVIFSLETLRTKGAPHYRFYYAGVDKMEKLGERRVKFSFKPGDNRELPLILGQLPILPKHYWQGKTFDETTLVPPLGSGPYRVGKFEPGRFITYERVTDYWAKDMPTQRGRYNFDRIRYDVYRDATVALEALKAGEYDLRLENESKKWATGYSDWDAVKTGKAVLREFRHAMPSGMQGYAFNLRRPLFSDVRVREALAQAFDFEWANRNLFYGQYARTNSYFDNSELAAKGLPGADELALLEPLRAQVPPQVFSQEYQSPPTDPNLGIRPNLRRAVALLEQAGWQVVDGKLVDAGGQPFRFEILLNSPAFERITLPFARNLKRLGIDANVRTVDPTQYVNRVREFDFDMIVMSWGQSLSPGNEQSMYWSSEAADQPGSRNVGGIRNKAIDTLIDKVIAAPDRRQLVAATRALDRVLLWNWYVIPQWHSPVIRVALWDKFGQPDVVPMQGWQMHALWAKNAGGK
- the hisN gene encoding histidinol-phosphatase, giving the protein MTACPDHFIALAHALADAARPVIRQYFRTPVDVDDKADASPVTIADREAEAAMRVLIKARFPEHGIFGEEHGRENCDAEYVWVLDPIDGTKAFITGKPSFGTLIALCKDGVPILGVIDQAITNERWIGGVGHPTTLNGVPVRTRPCDALAKAYAYTTGPEYFDDATRPGWDRIAARVKLPRYGCDCYAYALVATGFVDLVAEAGLKPYDYCALVPVIENAGGKVTDWQGRAVTIDSPGTICAAGDARLHALALEVLRG